In the Scatophagus argus isolate fScaArg1 chromosome 11, fScaArg1.pri, whole genome shotgun sequence genome, TATctaataaaatcataaaaggTCAGTTGAAACAAATCAATTACAAAGTCAATTTCGACACAGCAGAGGCCAAGATTACCTGACTTTTATTCTTCAAGCACTGAACTTGATGTGTGAGTACCCCCTTAAAAACACATGCTTTCTTGTACAACATTCATTGCCATTTATGTGTTCATGTATTGTGCTCTTTTACCTCTCTACTCCACTCagcttgtgcctgtgtttccTGGACATTAGCAGGCCTCCACCCCATGCACCCTGCACAGGAGACAATGCATTTCCAACAGGAAGGTTAATATCTACTACAATGGTGTATCAGAACTGGATATAGAACTTTATACTGGATATTTGCAATATTCTCTTACATCCACGTGAAGCCACATGTTGTACTTTTCACAGATGTCTGCAATTTCATTGATGGGATCAAAGGCTCCGTAAACGGTTGTACCAGCGGTGGCATTCACAAACATCGGAACATAGCCCTGCAAAACGAAAACGTTGGGTGGAAATAAAGGCATTTGCTACAGTTCAGGACTGAATTCAGGGTGTTATGTTCATTCTCTCGCTGCGATTGTTGACACAAAAAGATACATCTTTCTCAAATAATGCACCCTTCTTCCCTCATGCAATGACTGCTTTCCAATTTCTTCCAGTCTGCACATCACTTTTGCCTTTGAGGGACTGTTTCCAGGAGAAGTGCTTTTGATTGGAGCAGCGTCACTTGTGATCAGAAAGAAGCATGAACCTCCCCGAAATAACCTCACTGCTCTggcacacacaagtacacactaTGGCTCAGACTGTGTGGTGTcaataataaaagcaaataagtAAGTGGATGTCCTGGTTGTTGTTGCAGACCTTTTGCTTGGCCTCTATAACTTTGGCTTCCAAATCAGCAGGGATGACTCTCCCTctggaaaagaagaggaagaagacagtaGAAAGTCATCCAGATATCTGATCTTTTGCCAGACAGTCTGCATGCGGGTCCAGCACAAAGCAAACCTCTCATCAGTGTTCAAAAGTATCAGGTTGTCCGTCCCAAAGCCCAGAGCTGCACTGGCTTTCTTGATGGAGTAGTGGCTCTGCAAGAACAGATGTTACAGTAAGAGTGGATTTACTCTCAAGATACTGACATTAATTGTGAAACCTTGGTGACAAAGATGCTTAAATGGTCTGACTATATGAAATCAGTAAAACAGAGATGGACTAACATGCTCTGAGGTGAAGAGGATCAGTCTGGGAGCAGCTGCCATGCCTTTGGTCTTCACTTCAGGGAAGAACTTGTATCTGGCAATCATCACACTGTACATGTTGGAGATTGCTCCTCCTGCAGAAACCaacagtgatggaggagagatGCTGTAGATGAATGCATATTTGAAGAACTTTACTGATTTAGAGATGGgttaaacacagagaagaggtATCACTATGTGGCATGGAGCGCAACTGTGTGTGACACTAAAGAGTCTTCTTCATTGGCTTTATCATCTCGTTCACCTTTGGCCAAACGCCAACCGCATGGCGTTTACTTGTAAAAGAGTATttctaaaagaaacaaacatccaGTGGTAAAGTATGACAGACAGTACAAACAAGAGTCTAACATGTCTTCATTAAGGGCTCAAAGTTACTGAGCTCTTGTTCAGTCACTGACTTGGCTCTCACCTGGAGAAAATATTCCATCACCCTCTCCATCAGGCCAGCCAATGATCTCCCTCATCTTTTTCAGCGTCAGCTGCTCCATGAGCACAAAGACAGGAGCAATCTCATAGGTAAACCTggaacaaagcaaaaagaaaacattttaatctgtgACAACAGAAAATTACAGGACTCCTTTGTTCTTTGACTCTTCTTTGTTCTTTATATTTAgctttgtttgctctgtgtaAATTGAACAATAGCAGATTAATAGTTTCTTTCAAGTAACCTTCCATTTCACCtccagacagcaggaggaaTTGATGGGATAATATGAAATACACTGGTAATATCTAACAACATGCACTTGTATACTGTAATTGCACAGCGTGGTTACTGAGTGTGCTCTCAGAAAAAAATGGAGCATATACAGCGTTATGTACACAGTCACACCTCAGTGACAACACCATCTTGTTGCTTTAGAATTGTCTTTTACTGTTGTGAGATGAATTATTCTCAGGCTCACTGATACAGCAATATTCAAAGTACAAACAACGTCCCGTTAATGAAATTAACACTATTAAAAACACTGGAGATATAATGGGAACGGTCTGCAGCTCTCATACTCACAAGACAAAGTCATTTCAGGTGCCTTTGACTTTCTCATTGCAGgattgttttaatgttttatcctCTCAAGTATATAATTTTTTCCACATCATCAAAGTACATTAAAAACCCCTTTGCCTCAGAGAAAAGCACAGTCGATTTGGAATTACAGCACAGGCAGGCTCATCCATCTTCTCCTGACCAATATTCTTCTAATTACATAAGTATCTGTCTATTCATGCAAAGAAAGTAAATGAATCAGTGGAACATTACAGAATGTCGCATTGTGCCCCACAGCATCTTCAGCATGCAGTAAtatggaggtggggggggggataaacAAGTCAGATGCCACTTCGCAGATGTCGCACATTAATTTCACCGCATTCATTCATGCAGACAGCGCTCACTTGTTGTGATTATGTAAGACCTGGATGTGATTGTCAGTCTATTAGTGTCAGTCAATATCTGCCAGGGGTAATTAGGGTTGATGGAGTAATTAATAAAGGTAAATTAGAAATATGTAAGCAACCTCCACCCTCTGGTTCAAGTCATGCTCGCTGATGTTGCCAAAAACACACGGGCTACAAACTACTTTACTTCTTTGAGATGGGCTGCAGAAGACGTACTGATGGCTGAACGAGGCTGTGAAAAGTTTGGGATTTGTAACAGAACCTTGTGATAAAAGTTCAAACTGGTGCCAAACCTAAAATCTTTGTTATGCTCAAAAAGTGGTACCAATTTGTAATGAAGCAGCCTAAATGCTGTAACTAATCACTCTACTAATGCTAGCAAATGATTTCCTTGTACCCGATTGATCAATTATAATCcattattatgaaaataaaactgacaagtCGTCCTTTTCTGGTGTGTTTACTTTCTGTTTGTTAATAATGCAGTTATAACCTTTAATAATCCACTAATAAATGCTGAATAAGCTGATATTACGTCAGTTTTTGTCCAGATCTTTTGCATGTCAATCAGCCAAAGTGATTTTTCACAACTTGACATTAAATTACTTGTTTGTATTGATAGGTTATAACTGATCTAAAAATAATTAGTAAATGATTTATTGACCATTTTATAAACCCTTTATAAAGAGCACATTTTTAGAAAGTTATGTTGAAATTGTTCGACAAAGTCTTCTGTCTATTCACATTTAGAAATATtctggaaatattttcattgCCATCTGTATTTTATTGCAAAGCTATGTATTGTATTTACTTCTGAAAGCAGGCTgttaaaacatacaaacaaaaaaagttccCTGAAACTGCAAGTAGCCTCCCTGCTGGTCAAGAGCTTTATCGCCTTTATTTAATAGATTACAATAATAGCGATGGGAAACATGATGGGAAGGAAAGACGTTTTGATCTTGGACCACTagtctagatagatagatagatagatactttattgatcccgaagGAAATTCTACTAAAGTCTACTAGGACAAGTTTGATCTCCCAAGTTCATCATTATGGAGTGAGTCAACAGTTTATAAGGGACACTAGTACAATTAAATGCAATCCAATGGAATAAAATAACCCCTGCGAACACATCTTTGACACAGAGTCATGAAAGTCAAAGGAAAGGATTTATTGCAAAAGCAAAACTCAGTGCTGCATCCCAGTGATAGCTGTTCACATTGTGCACAGATGGACCATCTGAGGACCATGCCATGTCCCCCAGCTCCTGGCATTGTTATGTCACAGGAACTAGCATTAcatgaaacaaagacagcatGTAAACTGTGAATGCAAATCAATATGCAATTTAGTTTGCCTGCAGGGCTGAATTACATGACCACAGAATGAGCGCAGGCCAGCACTGACAATACTGTAGGGAGTAGCTGTacaaatgtcttcttttgtgctttctgttttcttgcttGATTGACAATCTATTAGAGCGTGCAGGCTATTCTTCAGGCAAAGGCGGTAATTACTGTATGTCACTTCAAGTATTCCTCTAACTGAGAGCTTGGgtcatttaaaaacagacaagcatTTTAAAAGTAGAATGAAATTAACCCAATGACTTCCAAACTGGATGTAATTCTTATTGTTTATGAGCAATGAGTGCGaagataatttaaaaacttCAGGATGCATCACAGTACTCACATGTTGGTGTTGGCTGTAGAGGTAAGCCACTCTCCTGCCAAACCAACAATGTCTAATCCAGTGGACAGCTGGTTGAAGAACCTGGGGTGACCTGCGATTGATAAAGAAACAACAACGCAACACAATCACCCAGAGAACAATTAATCATTTGAGAGTCTTGGAGAGAAAATGGCTTATCTGTAATCATTATTCTGGCATGTAAGCTAATGAGAGTTATTGATCGCAGCAGGCCGTGCACTGCGCCTTCGGGCCTCTTTGTTCTCACCTGTTCTCACTCCATATTTCAGGGTGTCCCTGCAGTCCACCAGTATCTGCTCCAGAGACTCGGGCTGGTCAGAGAGCTCCAGGTTGAAGCCCTCCATGCCCTCCAGCAGCTGGTGAGGGTGGTGGAAGTCCAGGACCTTGGTGGACCTGTCAAAGGTCTTCCGGATGTAGTTGGTGAGGATTTCCACAACCTCCAGCAAGAACTGCATGGTCTGTTCCTCTCCATTTTTCGCAGGCAACAGATCTACGAAATAAAATACGTCCATTAAATTTATGTGGGCCTTTTCTGGCTAACTTAAATCCAAAGGTTGCTTTCTTCTCAGTTTTTACAGGTCATTTTTGCAATTTATTGCTGAATTTCCTCAGCAGGTCaactcatttattttatgcaaATACTCCATAAGTTTGTTTGAAAACACCACAGACACCACCTacaaatgcaataaatgtgGTCTGAACACCTACatattcattattatcatcTCTAGAAAAATACTTTGGCATTAAATGACAAGTAGCAATCAGATTCATCAGCATATCATTCGCTTTGAtttatttacatgcatgtttgtttgttggaaTCCAGATTAAAATATCCACGCAGTGTTGGATTTCTCAAATGGTTacgttttatattttgtattaagtgattcatgtttcatttcaatgtATAAACTCATTTCATCCGCTGTGAGCGTCTTTTCATGCGTACCTCTGGCGAACAGATTGGAGAAGTCGGTCTCCGTGCGCCTGAAGCGCGCATCTCCACCGATATTCTCGCAGGACAGCAGGTTCTTGGCTGCGCGCTCCTTGAAGGAACTCACGATCCTGCTCTTCTCCTCCAGACTGTTGTTCTTCTGCAAAAATCCTAAACGTttacaagaagaagaggagtcCGCAGGGTGGTTACACTTCCCATACATGTTGAGATagactgttttattttcccctctctcctcaccAGGCCTACTAAAAAATCTCCTCTGCCATTTCTGACTTTTAtcttctctatctctctttctccgaGGATCTAAGGAGTACTTTcacgctctctctccctctcttatgAGAAAGGGTCCCATCCTGCACAGGGAGTCCTATTTATGGGCGGAGGGCCCTGTGGGAGGCTGAGCCCGGTGACATCAGCATCGAGCCCCGgccaagcaaaaaaaacaaatcgcTGTCGTGTAGCGGCTGTAAATTCTTATTAAAGATCCTAAAGACAGTGTGCATCCCCGCTGggcaacaaaacagcacagtagCCGATAGTAATACAGCACAAAGGCGCGTTTGATAATAGGTGTGAATTTATCACTAAAGTCTGCACAGGAGAATAACAGATATATATTCTTTAATAGAGATCTAATCTGAAAATTGCGCAAGGCGATAGGTTACTTTTACGACATTAAACCTGCGGATATTATTCCAACTActatgcagttttgttttgttttgttttgttttgtgttttgaggcTTCATGGCTGTGAAATCAGCAGAACGTGTCGgtcaaaaacagcagaaaattgGGCTGTGCGTCGGTGCGTAACATCCACCATTATAATAGATGTCAGTCCGTCTGTAGTTAGTGTGACATGTGATTGGAACAGACTCAAAGTGTGAAATCGAGGAAATCCATCCTGCATGAGTCCATCTTTAATTTCACCAACTTCAACTCAGGGGTCGATTCGTGGTTTTAGCAGTTTGATGCTCCttgcatttttagattttggCTGAACTAACGAGATCACACATGATGGTTATTTAATAATCTAAAAATTTCCTGGTTAATCTAGATGGTTCGTACTTGTTTCGATCATATTGTGTCCAGAAATCGTTGGCTTTCCACTGAGCCGTTTGTAGCCTAAAACCACGCAGGCCGTAGCCGTCAGTCATGCTTGTGGCCACTGAAAACCTACACACGAAGTCTCCCtgataaatcatatttttgtataataaaataattgagCAAAAATGCCGACTTACCACATATTTTCATTCCCAATTTTCTAGTACATCCGTGAGCAACTCCACACCAAGCGTCATAGCCTGAAATGATTTCAACAAAGCAATTAGAGGGCCACACAGAAGcctgaaaaaaaatcccactacTTTCAGTGTACATTTTTATCTCATTTAATttaatgctaaaaataaatggaGAGATGTATGAGGTCGCatgctgaaacaaaaatatccAACACTGGGTGTCTTGGgattatttaaacattaaactgcCCTCCCCGGGCCCCTGGATCTGGattatttccactgtgtgtCACCGTTCACGACCCGGGCAAGGACTTAAAATTAATTAGCCGTCTGGATCCACGCCAGGCCAAAGATCTAATTGAGTGAAAAGATGCTGGTTAAAATGCGAGCATCAGTAGGCATGAACCGGCTGGCCGGTGACAGATAGAGAATTACAGCGTTATCAAGGGCTTCCAGCCAGAGAGGGGATGGGGCACCTTTGGATGGGAAGCATATAGGCAACGAAATCCTCAAAAGCAGCAAtttgggggaggaggggtgggagggTATGAGTGGGAGGAGGATGTGGGGGGAGCAGCACCATCACTACATCCCAATTTAACCCCTGCTTTGGATCATTGGATAAATCATTGCCCTGCTCAGCTCATTGGACGCACTTTAACTCAGTTCTCACAATGATTTTCTCCAAGCCAGAGGAGATGAAATGGACAACAAAGAGGCAAccagaaataaagagaaaaggcGAAGAGAAGAAGCAAGAGCGAGATGTGCTGACACATAGCATCCAGAGCAGACTGTATTTATTTGCAGAGGTGCAGCTTGAAATCTACGAGCATGGGGCCTCATAATCATAACACAATCACTGCTCTTCATTGGAGACGGACATGTAAAAGCCATCCCAGTGTTAAAATCAAACACTGGTGCGAGGAAATGATTTGTGTTTGCACTGCACAGAAATGCAAGAGCGcgtgattttattttgaaaaggtaaaaattCAGCAGAAACACCTGCAACATGATTTTAGACCTCCATTCACTGGCAGAATGAATcaggctattttttttttttttttgctaccaGCTGACAATGAACAGACTGTGGTGGCTGTATGGTTCTTACAGTCCCCCTTCATGAAGGCTACAATGCCATTAGGGGCAATTTAGTATGGCTGAATTAACAGCCACTTCAGGGGTAATTTTCCAAGCTTTTCTATGCAGGCACTTTATTCAGCCAGAGCACATTTAATCAaaccaatgaaaataaaagaatgcATTAACAGACCACCAccatcagtaataataataataataataataataataataatttctgctaataaaattacataaattttaaatatttgcagCCTTTCTGATAAGATGCTCCGGTGCTGCAGCCTCTGGCTTGTTTTGCACACTAATTGTCCTCAGTGTAATGTTAGCAGAGGACATCAGTTTTTGACAGCAGCATTCGTCTGTCAGCCAGATGCCGGGAGGTCCGTCTATGCTGAATGAAATGCAGCGGTGATTTGTGGCGAAGGAAGGCTTCTCAAATGGCAGCGGATCCccccctctcacacacacacacacccccttctcttctctccctcgATGAAAATGATTAATGGCGTTGCCCACAAAGTAAATAGCACACGTGAAATAGCATTTTATCTGTGATGGACCTACTTGAGCCCGGCGGTCGTAAATTTGTCGAGTTGGGATCCGGTTCGCCGCCAGAGGAGGAGGGTGCAGACGCCGCCATCACTCCCGAGACCCTGTGCCAAAGTCCTCACCTCAAAAAAGCCTGgtcacctttcttttcttttttttcctttgatgcCCCCAAAATCTTTCTTTGTACTATGAAAGACGAAAAGTAAGGCTCacaaggaaaacagaaacaacccATACAGTGTTTTAATATGTGCCCCTTGCCCTTAAATATTGAAAGAGATGCTCAAGTTGCCGACATAAGGACACAGACTGCCTTACAAGTTGAGATTCAGTTAGTCGGCgtaaggaggaaaaagaaaaaataaataacagatcGTCCTCCAGTGCACCTGCGTTAAAACCACTTGACAGCCACTGACAGAAGCACACTGCTTCAGCATCACATCTTGATCCTGATCAGGATGGATGATGGGTAACAGGCAGCCACACAGATTCACGTTAGTCACCCTCATCATATGAATAGCACGTCCCTAATTGTTCTGTTCAAGGTtatgaaaaacacagctgtcacatcGTCAAAACTGGCACACCCATACTCAATATGTGGAGATAAGGTCATgtgcaaaacattaaaaaaaatgcctaaAAATCACTTCAAAGCCCACAAGGAGAACATCATATTTTACTTGATTAAATTTTATAATATGGCCTACATGCATGACTGGGTTTGGCTTCAAAAACTTGACCAGATATCAGTTCAAGGTGATTATTGCACCGCTGACCGTGATGCAGGTTTAAGTCacccacagaaaaacacaacatgcatcCCCCTGTCCAAACTACCCACGGGTTATTAAAGCTTAAATgagatttatttaattattccTGAGGAGTTAAGCCAGTGAAACATTTCTACACGCATGCAGTTCATATACAAACTGCAGGCCAACTGGCCTGTGTCGCTTAAACCGTGCATGTTTCACCGCGAGCTAAATCTTATAAAAAACACCTGTTAGAGCATCTCCAATGACATTAAAGAAGAGTTCGTTTAGTTTAGACTCGACTGCAAATGAATAAATCCACTCACCGTGATCGCGTGCGTCCAGGTGAACAGGTGCAGtccagagaagaaaaggaaagaaagaaagaaagaaagaaagtgacttCAGCACCGAATTAAGTCCTGGAGGAGAAGCCGCTGCGCTCTTTGGCAGACTccaagaggaggaagaagaaaacgaTGAAGACAACCACGCCAAGAGGTTCGGCTCTCTGCTAGATCCCACACAAGGTGACCTTGCTTTTGTTGAAGTGGGTTAGATTTGCTGATATCTAAAGCAAGccttgtgtgtttattgtcatTGCGCACCAATGAGTCACGGAGAGCACTACCTCCACCGGTGCTGCATATCTGAGGAGCAGAGCCGTCTGCAGGCTGTCTGCGGCTTGGACACTGAATGGCGCCGCTTTCGGCCCTGCAAAGTGGGACTTTTTGGAAGTGCTGATTGCCTCCGGATCTACTGGGCTctggtttgaatcctggtcACGAACATAGACTTGAAGTTTGATGCTGCGAGCAACATATTAGGCTACGTGAGGAGGGATGAGGatcgaggaggaggaggaggaggaggaggagaaggaggggggtgGGCGGTGGGGGGGTCCGCTGGTTTTgtttatgtggaaaaaaacaagacaaaagcgAAAAAATCACCAGCCTAAATACACCTctaaatgcttttatttatttatttatttctccacTTCAGCCCACATGGATGATTTGTGAATCATGACAATATTAACTTGAGATCGgtaaaaaattaaagaaaaaaaatcacattaaaccCCACTCATTAAATCCAGAGTATGCGCTTGTCTTGAACATTCTGCCtaatttttccactttttgtaCAGGCAGGATTGGGTTTGAATGGCAAAGACGTAACCTACGACATTATGTGACACTGAAAGGACGGAAAACCGAAATCCACAAGGTGGCAGTGAGAAACCAAGAATGACTCCTGCAGGAGCACAGCACAAATGGGCCATTCCAGAAATACCTCATGGAGCTAATTATAAACCGAGTCATTAATCTGGAGCACATCTCCATCACACGTGTACACACAGGGACCCTGAGTGGACACATACAAGACAGCCAATCACAAGCAAACACCCATAAATCTGTGGGAGGTTTGTGATTCCATGTATCAAGAATCTGATTAAAGGTCACCGTGTCATGTAGTGACACTGCTGATAATAACACTCATAACTGTAGagggacagtgtgtgtgagtgtgtgtgtgagagggtgtGTTGTGTGGTCAGCACTGGacagctccaccctctgctcATGCTGCCGTCCGGTCCCGACTTCTACAGATTCCCAGGGCTGGATTAGGATCAACATTCAGCTTCAGTCCCCCTTGACTTCCTGGTTCTTCCCTATGAGGGGCCTCCAGAACTGCTGTGTGTTAGTTAGGATTTGGTGATTAGGTATGTGCACCATGTGAGCACAATATTGAACGATAAAATAAGGCATAAATATATATTCTGAGTAGGGCCGCTTTAGAAGATGAAGCTAGTTAAAATGCAGGGTCTGCCTTAAAGGAGAGGctcatgtatttttaaattaatcttAAAACAATGCTCACGTTTGCATAATGTTCTTTGAAAGAGTTAGCAGCTGCTGCCTTGAAGAAATTCCTTCCAAACatgatgttctgtttttttcagtttggaatttcctttttattattcATACACTGCAGTTtagcacagaaacactgtgggtggaaacagaaagagggatttttatttatttattttactaaacAATAAGTCTGGAAGATAACCCTGATGAAGACGCCTTTGCctcagctgaaataaaaattgTATAGTAGCATAAAATGAGGACTAGATTTTGTGACAGCAATCAACAAGTCTTTCAACAATCATACAGGAATGTCTTTTAACCAATATCCTTTAAGGCTcttatcatttcagtttatattgTGCTTCTCAAATTTGTAATAAATCAAATTACCATATAGTGTCACCCTGGTGTTTTGGGGCCTCTGAGAGTCTGGGGTCTTCGGTGGCAGTTACTCACTTTGCCTGTTTGATAGTCCAGTGTTGGGTACAGTCAGTAGTCTTCACCACGGAAGCATTTCAACATGCCACGCATGTATTTTATACCTGTCCTCTGTCATGAGGTCACCTTGTAGTGACAATGGCACACAAgaagctttttctgtttttgttgtttgtttgtttgtttttaattatctgCAAAGGaggtgtgtaaaaaaaatataacaaaagatgcaaaaaccaaagggaaaaaaaaaggggtgGAGCTGTTTTTCCACCAGTAGCTGTATGAAAGTGTCCACAAGATGGGGCATAATCCAAAtgcagacagggagaaagacagacaggattgtggggggggggggttgacaTCAGGGAGACAGACTATTCCTgcatatgtgtttttgtgatgttgGTTATTTTCACTACAATCTGCATACAAAATCTGACTTAGACACATCTAATCGTCCAAATTGCCTGTACTTGAAAATAAGCCagtaaaagaaacaagaaatctCCTTGAGAGAGACAAACGTTGCCCGACGCTGTGCTTGTTTCTCCAGAATCCAGCACCTCTCAGCTCTCATGTGGTGTCTCATCATGTCAATGGAGTCGCCCTCATCTTACaaactttttcatcttttcaccCCTTCAACCGGAGAAGCA is a window encoding:
- the LOC124067427 gene encoding glutamate decarboxylase 1; this translates as MAASAPSSSGGEPDPNSTNLRPPGSSYDAWCGVAHGCTRKLGMKICGFLQKNNSLEEKSRIVSSFKERAAKNLLSCENIGGDARFRRTETDFSNLFARDLLPAKNGEEQTMQFLLEVVEILTNYIRKTFDRSTKVLDFHHPHQLLEGMEGFNLELSDQPESLEQILVDCRDTLKYGVRTGHPRFFNQLSTGLDIVGLAGEWLTSTANTNMFTYEIAPVFVLMEQLTLKKMREIIGWPDGEGDGIFSPGGAISNMYSVMIARYKFFPEVKTKGMAAAPRLILFTSEHSHYSIKKASAALGFGTDNLILLNTDERGRVIPADLEAKVIEAKQKGYVPMFVNATAGTTVYGAFDPINEIADICEKYNMWLHVDGAWGGGLLMSRKHRHKLSGVERANSVTWNPHKMMGVPLQCSAILVRERGLLQGCNSMCAGYLFQPDKQYDVTYDTGDKAIQCGRHVDIFKFWLMWKAKGTVGFEQHIDKCLDLSAYLYNKIKNREGFEMVFDTEPQHTNVCFWYFPPSLRGLPDGEERRKRLNKVAPKIKAMMMESGTTMVSYQPQGDKVNFFRMVISNPAATRSDIDFLIEEIERLGNDL